TGAAGGGTTTCCGATGGCGATAATAGAGTTATGcgacaagaaagaaaattggaGAGGAGTTTTTGGGACTTGAGGTCGACAGTaaggagaaataaaataattgtttaggAGTTGTGGAAAATAGGTTGATAGTAAGGGGTTTATATAGTAGTAaactagggaaaattttagcaAACTTTTAGTAAAATAGATAGTTGGGCGGTAAGGCATGGAGGGAAATATATGTGGTGGTAATTGTAGGGTTTCAAAAGGACTTATGGACAGTAAAAAGTGggtattttccttctttttactattttgggCCTCAAGCCCAAACTACAATTATTTCCTGTACTTGAAATATTAAACTACActacaaaataaattgatttgtaCTTAGGCCAACTTTACCCtcttgttaaaaaataatagaataaaataaaaattccttttaGACTACTTAGTAAACTTCTTCTcgaaaaattacataaaattaagttcccaggaaaggttggaAGGGTCACTAATGGTCTCGCTTAAGTTCgaatctccttagacagaattaatttaatgtactaatttaagaaaaagaatttctAGTCATgccatttattcaaattaattacaaaaaaaatcaatggtctatgaaattgaacgaattttcaattcgctcaacttcaccatcctaGTAGTGCTTGAGacattgaccattaactttaaatgtacctCCCTTTTTATTGTGTAGTTCCACCACTCCATACAGATAGATTTTTTGAATGGTGTAAAGTCCAGTACATCGAGATTTGAGATTCCCAAGGAATAACTTGAGCCtcgaattgaataacaagactctTTGACCTTCTCTGAATTCTCTAAGTTGTATACAtttgtcatgccatctcttaGTTTTCTCTCTGTACATCTTGGCATTCTCGTACGAAAATAACCTTAATTCTTCtaactcatcaagttgtaacattaTTCTCTCACCAGCTTGCTTTAAATCCAGATTTAATTGTTTCAAGGCCCAGTGAGTTTTATTTTCCAACTCAAGCAGCAAATGACATACTTttccaaaaactaaaaatgtcTTGAAAGCTTTTCAATAGGCCCATAGAGCATCATCAAGCCTTCAAGACCAATCTATTCTATTAGGTCAAACCACATTCTCAATGATTCCTTTGATCTTACAGTTTACCCGTTCGACTTGCCCATTTGACTATGGATGATAGGCAGTTGCTACTGTGTTTCATATCGTACTTTTCAAGCAACTACTTAAGTCACTTATTTACAAAGTGAGATCCTTCATCGCTAATTATAACTCTAGAAGTTTCAAATAATGTAaatacatgcttatgtaggaatcgaatagctaccttagcatcattcaTTGGGTATGCCTCAACTTCCACCCACTTAGATACATAGTCGACAACCACTAGAATGTACCTGTTACCATAAGAAGGAAACGGGCCTAAAAATCAATGCCCCATACGTCAAATAATTCTACCTTTAAGATGTTTGTCAATGACATCTCATTCCTTCTTGATATCTTTCCAGTCTTCTAGCATCTATCATAATTTTTCACATATGCGTATGCATCCTTAAACACTATAGGCCAGAAAAATCTAGCTTGTAAGATCTTTGCTGCAATGTGGGAACCACCAAAATTTCCCCCACTTAGAGATGAATGGTAGTGGTATAGGATCTCATCAATCTCATTTGTAGCTGCGCACTTCCTGATTATATTATCTACACactatttaaacaaaaatggctCCTCCTAGAAATAATACCAattatcatgaaggaatttcttcctttgttggtatgccATGCCAAGAGGCATTATTTCACATgctaaataattttcaaaatcagcaaaccaaggagtttcatggatttgatttacctcgaagatatgctcatctggaaaattttcattaattggaACAAGTGATGAGGTTACCTCATTTTGTTCTAACCTCGACAGATGGtcagctacttgattttcaactCCCTTTCTGTCTTGGATTTCAAGCTCAAATTCTTAAAGTAAAAGTATTCATCGAATTAACCTTGGTTTCGAGTCTTTCTTTGAGAGCAAATATTTAATGGTCACATGATCAGTAAACACTGTGACTTCTGTACCTATGATATAAGAACagaacttctcaaaagcaaaaactataacAAAGAGTTCTTTTTCAATTATCGTAAAAATAAGTTGGGCTCCTGCAAAGTTTTACTTGCATAGCAAATAGGAtgaaacactttgtttcttctttgccCCATCACAACTCCCACAGCAAAATAgcttgcatcacacatcaactcaaaatgtgagttccaatcaggtgtaacgaTTATAGGGGTTGAGAttaaccaatttttaaattcCATAAATTCTTCCAAGCATGCTTTGTTAAACTCAAAAGTTGTGTCTTTCTCTAATAGCATACACAAAGGCttggaaatatttaaaaaatctttgaGAAACCTTCGGTAAAAATCGGTATGGcctaaaaaatttctaactCCTTTCACATTGACTGGTGGTGGCAACTTCTCAATCACTTCCACCTTTGCTTATATCGACTTCAATCCCGTTTCTGGATATTTTGTGTCCTAATATAATTCCCTCcttaaccataaaatgacatttctccCAGTTAAGGACAAGATTTGTCTCCTCACATCTCGTACAGgcaagtaaaggttgttttgTGCTGATCATTcagggctacaactatttggttatatcccgaataTCTATCTAAGAAATAGTAATATTCGTTACCTGCCAATTGTTTCAACAACTAATCCATAAAAGGTAGCGAAAAATGATTCTTTCATGTGGCCttgttcaattttctataatttatacagattctccaacccGTGACTGTCCTCGTTGGGATTAACTGGTTTCACTATTTCTCAACAATCATGATTGCATCTTTCTTTAGTACACATTGTAttggacttacccatgaactatctgagatTGGGTAGATAATTCTCACATCTAACTATTTTATGACTTTCTTTTGAACTACCTCTTTCATGATTGGATTAAGTCACATTTGCCCATATATTCTAGCTTACTTGCCTTCCTCTAAGATAAATCTTGTACATACAAACGGATGAGCTTATTCCTTGAATATCAATTACGGTCCAACTGATCgcctttttaaatttctttaagacTTCAATCAACTGTTCCTCTTAGTGTTCTATTAGTTctactgaaacaatcacaggtaAAGTAAAACTATTacccaaataaacatatttcaaacagGAAGGAAGTATCTGAAGTTCAAGTTTGGATGGTTCTTCAGTTGAAGTTAGCTTGTTCTGTAGGAACACACTGCACTCCTTCGTTAATGCTACAATCTCAAACTCACTAAGCCTCTTCTTCTTGGGTAGAATGTCCTTCATGAACTTGACATAATTGGGTATTTGTTCTAAATCTTCTACCAATGGCATAATGATATGAAGCTGCtttagaacatccaaaaacttttGGAATTGCATCTCTTGTTTCTGCTTATGTTGCTGGAGTCTTTAAAGATATAAGAGGTGATGGAACTATGGCTTGGACTGGAAAAATTTTCTGAGGTATTGTATCTGTATCTAAAGAAGGTGTTAGCTTATCAGAATTCATTAGTTTAGATTTTACCTTTTCAGACTTTTCAGCATTTGGCTTTTTTGGTGCAGGTATCTCAATTGTTGATTGATTTTCCTCTTCCTTGACAGGTTCTTCTTCAACCTCAACTACTTTGGGTTCCAAAGTCTTATCATTTTGTAAAGTAACTACCTTGCATTGTTCCTTACCCAAATTCCTTAGATTTTCTGTGTCACTTGGTAAGGCTCCTTGCGGTCTATTGCGAAACTccgtagctaactgacccatttggttctCTAAAATTTTCAGTATTGCTACTTGACTCTAGATTAAGGCGTCATTCTTCACCATGTACACCTTCAAAAAATTCTCCAAATTATTGGACGGTTCAACTTATAGtggtttttgaatttattgattGAACCCATGAGGTTGATTTGGTCTATGTTGCATGTAAGTTGTTTGGTCTACTTCTttggttactccaagaaaaGTTTGGATGGTTTCACCATGAAGGATTATAGAAGTTGGACTATGGTCCTTGTCCACTTCTATTCTAGTGTTAATTTCCTACGTAGTAAACAGACTCGAGATTTGATGGACATTTCTCGAAAGAATGACCGTCCCCACAATATACACAggaaataacatcaaatttgcTTGATGGCTGAGCTGCaacatgatttaaacaattAGTAGTAAACTGTTTCAACATTGAAGAGATAAAAGATACCTAAGCTGAGAGTGAAGTGAGGGAATCTACTTCATGCACTCCAGCTACTCGTCTTCCTGAAACTGCTCAATTAGTTGACCACTGGTAGTTATTACTGGCTATTCTCTCGACGATCTCGTAAGCTTCATTATAAGACTTTGATAAGAGTGCACCATTCGCAGAAACATCTACCACCAaccttgtatgtgcattgaaaCCGTTATAAAATGTCTTTAATTGGATGCAATGTGGAATCCCGTGGCACGGGCATTGACGTAGTAGTAGCTTGAATTTTTCCCAAACCTCATATAAGGATTCATCATCCATATGCTGAAAAGTGGTGATCTCATTCTGTAACTTAGCATTTTtactaggtgggaaatactttaTTAGAAAGCATTCTGCTAATTCttaataagtaaaaattaaatgtgaGGGTAACAAATTaagccatgctcgtgctcgatctcaTGACAAGTTCGAAAATAACTTCAATCTCAATGCATCTTCAGTTACACCGGCTATCTTAAAGGAATCGCTCACCTCCATGAATAGTCGAAGGTGAAGGTGTGGATTTTCTGTTGGCATTCTACAAAATTGGCTCATTGTttgaagcatctggaacatcACAGGCTTCAATTTAAAATGCGATACCTCGATCTTCGATCTTCTAATTCccaaatttaactcattaaaACGGGGCACAGTGTCCTGTCTTATAGCTCGATCCCTATCATTAGCAATAAGGATTGGATTATGAACATTAGCAGCTTCATTCCCTTAaacatcattttgattttcaagGTCTATTTTTGTGGCTTGTCTTTAGGCTAATCTTTCTCGTCTTCTTTATTGAAATGTCTGCTCGATTTTAAGGTGTGCAAGAAGTAGACTAATAAtacgatctatgctcataaacacctgaaaaataaatcacaatAAATAAGGAATaaagaattgaataaataaaaataaataaatcaaatttcaagaaataatttcacaaataatgattaaattaatagtcCCTAGCAATGACGccaaaaaattataagtgtgtaggtttgtgcaagtattatcgtctccacagggactgtgtttaatttgataattagaaaattattattcacAAGCTGGTtaagaaaaacacaataattttgagTGATAggtgtcaaattaaattaattaaccacATGCAAGTTaacctaaatgcaaatgaaatgaaatgcaagGTGTTGGTTTAGCAACAATTTTCACGagttaataacaataacatgaataagctagaataattacaacatttgacccaattcatttttcatcatgctTAACCATGTTTGGAAAATATTCTATGGCAACTCGACCATTTATTAACTAGGAATCTGATATAAGTTCAACTGAATCttatacttagaaaaatatacataaacCAATGTCATAATTTAACTGTGGATTCTTTAGAATTTATGTGAAGTAATAGGCACAATTAGGTgcgaaacaatttaatcacataaatctAAAGTTATGCAATGTAATAAGTTCTCTTAGTCTATTACGAACctctaatttattttgattaggAAATAAATTAAGCATAAATCTTCAATTATTGTGTCCATTAGTTATCATATGATTAGGATTGACTAATTAATTCTAatacattcaaacatattttaatgcatgaaatacataatgattttaattggaagCATGAACAACTAAGGCACAAAACAtcataagcatgaatcaaatgaaatttatcaaattaatgtaACCATTCTagctaaaacaaaattaagtcatcATTGTCAATggaaaaacatcaaaacaatttgcaaacattttgaataaaataagattaaggaagaagaaactcttGATGATTTTGGTGGTTCTCTGAAGACCAATCGTGGTGGCTTCCTCCAATTCTTGTGATTGTAAAATGTTCCTCAAGGTGGCCAGCTAAGAGTGGTTTTCCTCAAGGGAAAATGCTAGCTAAAAGAGATGGCAGAATGGGAAGGCTTATGCGTGGAAGggagaaagatgagaaatattgtGAATTGAGAGATGAGTGAATGATGATGGATGATTGAATGGGAAGTGATGGGTGGTATCTATAGTAGAGGGATGTCATAGGAGTTTGCTAAAACTAGCTTGAAGGATCCCTTGCTTTTCTCCTTTGCTTGGTTGGCCATAAAATGTGGAAAGGGAGGTTGATGGTTTACTTGATTCATGCTTgatttcatgcatgaatcatgcaagGGGTTGGACGGTTTCTTGGGTATTAGTCGGGAGCTAATTTCTGATTCTTTCACAAGTGCGAGGGCCTCCAAATTAATTATCCCAAAAGCTAATTTAGGCTGCTCTTGATGGCTTGCCGAATTTGGGCCATTCTTCCCACCCTTATTGGACGATTTTGACAACCTAATTGAGAGCAGACTTCAGTCTTTTCAACAAACTATATTTCAAATTGGGTTGAATTGGATTTGTGAGTCCAATTTATTGAGTTTGTCGTTCACATGGAGTGAAAATTAACATGTGCCCATGTGATATAATTGGCTCCCATATTTGTTAATTCAATGGTTCATCTACTACAATTTAAGTACAGATATTAGCATATAGTATAAGAtagttaaattatgtaaaattaatacataaattcataaattgcatactttactaaaattatgccTATTGCCTCAATATGACAaaaattacccaattaaatATCCAAATACTTGGgattaatataaattctaagtaaaaaggtgatataaacaactataaaaaatctataataatCTAGAATTTACAGCATGTCGACAAGTATCCTACTCTAGGGTTAACACGTAGTTTCTAGATGTGGGTTCGCCTACATGGTAATGCAAACCCGCATTGTGCAGTCTCATAGAAAGGTGTGAGCACCTTACATGCGAATCCAAAGTGCGAACCGCGTAAAATATAGGTCAGGATCCAATCCAGTAATCTTGTAACGGATCAGTAATATTAAGTATCATAACAATTACATAAAGTGAAATTAACCCGTTTAGCAAAATACCGCCAAATATGAAAGAGGTGACCATAATTGTCATTAATATTCTATAAATCAGAAATTATCATCATTTAATATCAAatgtatttattaatgatatataatCTGAAATAGCCGTCAACATCTTTTAATAAAGTAGTAAAACTTGGAGATTTGGGCATATATACATTTTTGAGAAATCGATAAAATTGCATGGGAAGAAAAGGGGAAGCCCATGCCCCTTGTGTTACCATACAACACCAAAATATGATTCGGATGATGTGTTTTACTTCAGTAGACACTCACAATATTACAAATATTTGGAGTTCATGGATTCGGGAGAATTTAgatgtaaaaatataagtttgagaTTAAATAGACTCTTTCATGTATCCTTAAAGATTAATAATATAACACATTCTCGTAtcatttatgaaataaaaataataaaaattttgtaaaaatataaatctctagattcaaattttgatataattattaaattttaaatttaatctatgGACCCAAAacttgatataaaatattattttatattattcatgcacaaataatacataaaatattatttttataaccaATAAATATTAATGTACTGATAatgtaaattgtattttttaattttaattttaaattttaaaattaatatcattaaaaaataattataaattttaaaatgtttaatttttatgtaccgtaaaatcttaaaataaatatgaaagattaaaatatatatattgtttgaaGTAACCCTTACGTCGCTAACATCACAACCCAAAATACACACTTATACAGAACATCTCATCAAAcattctctttctcttctctaTAAAACACTCCAACAAATTAAGTTCggtcataatttatttttatttctctaaagttaatttttttttttttaaattctgttGCTTCAAATGGAAAAGCACCAAATCTCCATAGCTTCATCGTCAACTTCAGCGTCGCTGCCGCCAACAACGTTCGTTGAGGCTGATGCAAACACCTTCAAAGATTTGGTCCAGAAACTCACAGGATTCACCAGCGATACAGAGAAACTCCCAGTCACAAGTCTTCCCGGAAGGGTTTCCTCAAAACCTTGCAGTGATCACCACCCAACAGCACCACGCCGTCCACCGTTCAAGCTCCAAGAACGTAGACAACAACATGCCATAAGAAAACTCGAGATCAAGCTCGGCCTCACCACGCTACGTAACTCGCCTGGTGGCAGTCACTGCGTCTGCGTCTGCCAAGCTCGTGGGCTCGACTCGCCAGTTCCCAGTCCGGTGACTCCACTAGGGTCAGAACCACTCTTTTACTCGAGTTCCGGCACCGTATCACCGTCGTCTCCGGCAGTTTCAGAAGAGGAAAAGGCGATTGCAGAGAAGGGTTTTTACTTGCACCCATCAACATTAAATACACATAGAGGAAACCGATCACCGGAGCTGTTAACTCTTTTTCCACTTAGTTCACCTAGTCAAGATGAGAAACGAGATTAGGGCTCTGTGTTAAACCCCTATTTTTTGTccgttttctttttttgggcTTTTGATCATTCATGGGTGAAAAAGTGCTATTGTTGTATCTTTTGTTTAATTATGGAAGCATGGTTTCTTGAAAATGCTTACTTATCTTTACttttccttgttttctttttactaatataatttttgtttatgttgcCCAATTGGGATTATTATGGATAGAAATATAAGGCAGTATCCTTTGAgataagttttcaaaatataattttttaaacgaGTTGGTATTGTCTTCGGGTTGAGTTAAAATTCTGTCTCCATCTCATGTTTCCTTATAGATGACCGTATGTTGACCCGACAACACGAGGTACTTTCACTTTGCTAAATTTATCTCCTTAAATACTTGAATTCTCATTTTAGTTGAAACAATATCAATTTATTGAGAAATTTGTTTACTTCGATTATCATatttcaacattttcttttgGAATGAGTGAACCTCTTCTTAATAAATCCAAATTATTGTATTCTAATCCAACGAATTTGTTGATTTCTAATCCCACTTAATTTTACTGGAGTAGATTggttttttgaaaattgaattggcCATTTTCTAgttaaaatattcttttctattttataattatttatataattttaattaaataatattaatttttataatatagtttatttatttaatatcataaaattaataaaatataatataaatattatgcaAAGATAAGATTAAAGTCAAGGATTtctgagattttattttattttaaaaaaattggtaaaatttggtgtatgtatatgtgcttaaaaattaagattttaggctgttttatttgaaaattaggAAATAAACCGATTTTGAGACTGGcgaaaaaaacataaaaactcgagaattttgggataaaatttttagaaatctatttatttaaaaagaaaaatgcttCCACTAAGGTGCATTTTTATCACGTGTATCAAAATTgacctatttttaaaattaaaaaaaacctaaattcctaattattttaaaatcaacattttccctaataaagcaaaaaaaaaaacaaattggtacattaaaatttgaaattaaattggattcGAAATGAAATCCATGCAGATTTCCAAACGTCACC
This genomic stretch from Gossypium raimondii isolate GPD5lz chromosome 6, ASM2569854v1, whole genome shotgun sequence harbors:
- the LOC105774879 gene encoding VQ motif-containing protein 33; this translates as MEKHQISIASSSTSASLPPTTFVEADANTFKDLVQKLTGFTSDTEKLPVTSLPGRVSSKPCSDHHPTAPRRPPFKLQERRQQHAIRKLEIKLGLTTLRNSPGGSHCVCVCQARGLDSPVPSPVTPLGSEPLFYSSSGTVSPSSPAVSEEEKAIAEKGFYLHPSTLNTHRGNRSPELLTLFPLSSPSQDEKRD